A single region of the Polyodon spathula isolate WHYD16114869_AA chromosome 5, ASM1765450v1, whole genome shotgun sequence genome encodes:
- the akap7 gene encoding A-kinase anchor protein 7 produces the protein MGQLCCFPFPRTEERLCEKHVFEPDDAELVSLSKRLVENAVLKAVQQYLEETQLNKHRHADVSPSETEENLNDNEHRK, from the exons ATGGGACAGTTGTGCTGCTTCCCTTTCCCAAGAACCGAGGAGAGACTCT GTGAAAAGCATGTGTTTGAGCCTGATGATGCTGAACTAGTGAGCCTCAGTAAGAGACTGGTGGAGAATGCTGTCCTCAAAGCTGTGCAGCAGTACCTGGAGGAGACTCAGCTGAACAAACACAGGCATGCTGATGTTAGCCCATCTGAGACTGAGGAAAACCTTAATGACAATGAACACAGAAAGTGA